The following proteins are encoded in a genomic region of Geovibrio ferrireducens:
- a CDS encoding helix-turn-helix domain-containing protein translates to MINKVPVPANESVRHKGSDSDQSTSPYLEYAGEYLLTPEIGYYAMDVPAGDGLRTEFATSNSPLGFIFCLEGSAFFSVSKNGMKHEYTLKQGEYSIAYMPNVDGVSIIDGRQRYMAVNMFVVPLRFRSLVSSRPAAENSLDSITGIPKDSIFLHKGSITKEISLILHDFINKKTSDLPCRINEISKLYEAVTLSLEQLDTRIQSRQKSVLQPADVELLLNAGRILTENLASPPSLLYLSKVSGLNSFKLKNGFKEVFGTTVYGFLTEKRMEKAREMLDSGKYSVSDAAWDLGYTNVSHFIELFRRHYGITPGKFLSERRSLFRSELVSKARHG, encoded by the coding sequence ATGATAAATAAAGTTCCGGTTCCGGCAAATGAATCTGTTAGGCATAAGGGCAGCGACTCCGACCAGAGCACATCCCCTTACCTTGAATACGCCGGAGAATATCTGCTTACCCCTGAGATAGGATACTACGCGATGGATGTTCCCGCAGGGGATGGTCTGCGTACTGAATTTGCAACATCAAACAGCCCGCTGGGCTTTATATTCTGCCTTGAGGGTTCAGCCTTCTTCAGCGTTTCAAAAAACGGGATGAAACATGAATACACCCTGAAACAGGGAGAGTACAGCATAGCGTATATGCCTAATGTTGACGGAGTTTCCATCATTGACGGAAGGCAGAGATACATGGCGGTTAATATGTTTGTTGTGCCTCTGAGGTTCAGAAGTCTCGTGAGCAGCCGCCCGGCAGCGGAAAACAGCCTTGACAGCATCACAGGCATCCCTAAGGACAGCATATTCCTGCACAAAGGGAGCATAACCAAGGAAATAAGCCTCATCCTGCACGACTTCATAAATAAGAAGACATCTGATCTGCCGTGCAGAATAAATGAAATATCCAAACTGTACGAAGCTGTTACTCTCAGCCTTGAGCAGCTTGACACAAGAATACAGAGCAGACAGAAAAGCGTGCTCCAGCCTGCGGATGTTGAACTTCTGCTGAATGCGGGGCGCATACTGACAGAGAACCTCGCCAGCCCGCCCTCCCTCCTCTATCTCTCAAAGGTATCAGGGTTAAACTCATTCAAACTCAAGAACGGGTTCAAAGAGGTCTTCGGAACCACTGTTTACGGCTTTTTAACAGAAAAGCGCATGGAAAAAGCAAGGGAGATGCTGGACAGCGGCAAATACAGCGTGAGTGATGCTGCATGGGATCTGGGCTACACAAATGTAAGCCACTTCATTGAACTTTTCCGCAGGCATTACGGAATCACGCCGGGCAAATTCCTTTCCGAAAGACGCAGCCTGTTCAGATCAGAACTTGTGTCCAAAGCCAGACACGGATGA